One Sulfurimonas sp. HSL-3221 genomic window, TCTCTTCGTAGAGTGCCTGGCAGGCGCCGCAATGGGTGTGGCCGCAGATGATGATCTCGGAGACCTTGAGGACGCTGACGGCATATTCGATTGCCGTGGCGGTGGCATGGAAATCTTCGTCGGGCTTGTAGACGGGAACGAAATTGCCGACGTTGCGCATGACAAAGAGGTCACCGGGTTTGCTCTGGATCATCAGGTCGGGGATGACACGGGAGTCGGAGCAGCCGATAAAGAGGGCTTTCGGGCTCTGCCCCTCCTTGGCGAGGCGGAGCAGTTCCGCTTCATGCTCTTTGAAATAGACCTGTTGAAAGAGTTCGTTCCCTTCGGCGTATGTCTGCATGGGAGGTGATCAGAGTTGACAGCGCTCGATGTTGAGCATCTTCATCAGTTTCTCGAAGATGGCGCCTGCTTCGCGGTCGTAATCGTCGTGATACTCCACCACGATCAGTTTGCGCCCGCCGGCACTTTCGGTCAGGTAGACACTGCGGTCGAGCTTGTGCTCTTCGTGGATCTGGGCCAGGGCGGCATTGATCTCTTTATACTGCTCTTCCGTATCGTAAGCCAGTGTGATTTTGGTGTAGCGCTCTTCGCCTTTGTAGTCCGCATCAATGCATGGTGCTGCCATAGGAATCCTCTGCCGTTGATCTTTGGGTTGATTATACTGCAACTCTTTTGAAGGAAGCAAATCACGGGGGCGTTTCGCGGCCGGTGAGCTCAACGTGCTTCGATTCTGACCTCCAGGTGGGTTGCGGCGGTGTCGGCGAAGATCTTCTCCAGATCGGGGCGGCGGTCCGGGGAGGACGGGAGGGCTGTCAACTGCCCGATCAACAGGCTGAAAAGCTGCAGGGTACTCTGGCCGCTGCGGTTCGTGACGTTGATCTCCAGGGTGTCGGCCCGGCCCATGAGCAGGGCGGAGAAGGCCGATTCCGCCTCGGTGAGCCAGCGCGTCAGGGCGGGACTGTAGGCGAACTTTGTGCGTTTGCGTTCGAAGGCACGGTGCAGCAGGGTGTCGTACTGGCCGATGTAGGCGGCGAAGCGTTTGTCTTTGCCGAGCAGGGTGCGGTAGGCGCGGCCGTCGGCGCTGCTTAACGCATGCAGGGCCTTGAAAAGAAGGTCGGGGGTACCCGAATGCGGCGGTTTCCTTGCCGGGGTAAAAAGGGCCGAGGCGTTGCGCAGCGTGACGTGCAGCGTCAGGGTGTCGTGGTTCCCTTTCGCGTTGTCGTTGCGGGAGGTGAAACGGCTGTCGATGGTATCGTTCCCCTCATAGGAGGTCTCAAGTGACAGGTGGCCGGAAAACGGGGAGGCGAGCTGCTCGGCGTAAAGGGTATGCAGCCTCTTTCCGACATAATCGGCCCTGACGGTGTCGTTGGTGTCGAACCAGGCTTCGAGCAGGTAGGGGGCCGCAGCGTAGCTGCTCTCCGTCTCGTTCGTCTCGAGGGTGGCCCCGGCGTAATCGAGCGAGACGTTTCCGAGCACACGTTCGGCGAAGGCGGCCCCCTTCGCCGTCCGCTTCATCCTGTTGGCGAAATGGAGGGTATCGATGTGCAGATGGGCCTGGGGATCGTACTGGTCGTAGTCGAAATCCGAGACGTCAAGCTCTTCGAGATTGCCGACAAGGGCCCGTTCCAGCGCATCTTTTCGGGGGGTTGAGGGCGGGGCGAAATAGGGTTTTTCGGCGGCAAGGTGCTGCCGCTGCAGACGTTCAAGTTCCTCCACCTCCTTCATCGCGGCGTCAAAGGCCTCTTTGTGCAGCAGCACCCCCAGCGCCTCGTTGAACGATGCGGTCGCCGCCTTGAAGGCGGTGACGGAGGTGCGGTTGGCATCGCGCTCTTCGATCCTCTGACGCTGTGCCCGGCAGACAAACTGCGTGCGCTCCGCGTGGCATTCGGGGGTGATCCTGCCCTCGGAGCGGTAGGTGAGGTAACGGGTGAGGTTCACTGCGGGATCGTCGGTCGCTTTGGGGACGGGAACGGCGAAGAGCAGCGCTGCGCTCAGAAGCAGTGCCGGGAGAAGATAGGGGTTCATGGGCGCTTCCTTGAACTCCTATTGTACTTCAAGAAAGCCAATAAGCCGTTCAGTCGGCGACGGGGAGGTAGGCGTATCCTTCGTTCTGTTTTTCGATCAGGCCGACACCGGCGTTGAGGACGGTCGCGATGCCGGGGTAGATATCTTTGGCGTCGATTTTTTTCTTGGTCATCCCCGCCCGGCACATCAGAAACGCCACGTCATAGGTCTCGGCAAGGGCGGCGATGCGCTTGGCGAGTTCCGGGGCGGCTTTGAGCAGTTCCGGATCTTTGGCAAAGTCGAAGTGCGCCGGCTCTTTGAGAAAGAACTTGTAGGCGTTGCCGTGGATGACAACGGCGACATCGAGCTCTTTGAGCTGGTTCTCAAAATAGGTCTTGTGGGCAACGATCCCTTTGAGAATCTTCTGCTCAAAGGTGTGCATGTCGCCGGTGGTCAGGTCGATGACGACTTTGGGGTTCTCCGCGCCAAAGAGCGAGAGGACGGTCAGCAGGATGAGAAAGAGTTTTTTCATACAGTCTCCTTGGTGGAGTGCATCATACCGGGGGAAAGTAAAAACTATGTAAAAAGGGGCGTTTAGTGTCCGGTCCCCGAGGCTGCCTGCGGTTTGGGACGGAACAAACGTAGGAGTAGAAGAATGAATCAAACCAGTTCGGCAGGGAGGGGAGCCGAATCTGCAGGCAGCCCCGGGGACCGGACGGAGGGATTACTCCGTCAGATCGCCCAGCAGCGTTTCAAAATCGTTCTGTGCTTTCATCAGTTCGGCCTTGGCCTCGTCATCCTGGACGCGCGCGCTGCTCATCCAGTTGTAGACGCCGGGGAAACCGATGACGATCTTGTCGTCCCCTTTTTTCTTGTACATCATCATCGTACAGGGCGCGAAGGCCGAAGCCTGCGGGCGCGTCTTGGCGACGTTGTAGATCACCTTCAGCTTGCAGATGGAGTAGGTGTCGTAGAAATCGAAGGGGTTGTCGATACTCTCATCCTCCCCGACGACCATTTCGAAATCGAGGGTGTTGGAGAGGACGAACCCTTTGGGACTGAGACCGCCCTGGATTCCCATGGCGAGTTCCTCTTTAACGTCATCGTACTCATCCTCTTCGACTTCGAGGCTGTAGGTCGAAACCAGCGGTCCCGACGCCGGGAGCGGGTTCTCGTTCTCGATCGCGACGGAGGCCTTCGGCATTGCTGATTCCAGGGCTTTTAGCGCCGCCGCCTCGATCTTTTTCAGGATCGGGTCGACGCTGCGAAGGCCGATGATCTTGGCCATCGCTTCAGCCGTCAGGACGGAGACGTGCAGCTGCTTCTCGCCTTTGTGCTGGTAGATCCCGAAGCCCATCGGCACGAAGATGCCGGCATCGGGATACTTGACGACGAGCGTACGGGAGAGGTCCGTATGGTAGGCCGTCAGCAGGTAAAAGACGTCGAAGTCGCTCTGCTGGAACTGGATGTTAAACGGTTTGTTCATCTCCGTATTGGCGGCGATGGTGAAGCCGTTGGCTGCAAGTGAACGTTCGATCACCTGCGGCAGATCGCTCTTGGGGTCGTTATCGACGCTGAAAATCCGCAGGTCGCCCTGGGCATGCAGTGCGATCACGGTCGAAAAGAGTAAAAACAGTATGTGTTTCATCATGGTGTAATCCTTACGGTTTGATATAGACCCAGCCCTCTTTGACCCGTTCGATCATCTCGACGATGCCGGCGGTGACGACTTCGACGTCGTCGATGAGCTGGTCTTCGGTAATGTTTTTGGTGCGCATGGTGTTGCCGCAGGCGACAAAGGTGACGTCGTACAGCATCAGAGTGCGCACCCGTTCCGCAATTTTCGGGTTGTTCTTGAGCAGGGTACGGATCCCTCCCGAATAGGCGACGATCTCCATCTGGACCTTTTCGGGGCCGTAGAACTTCAGCACGTTGTTGGCGGAGCTGAGGACATGGTTGATCGCCTCGTCAGTCCCTTCGGTCACCGAGAAAACGACCTGGCGGGGGTTATCAAGGGCCGGTTTGGGATCGGCGAACTCCGTATCGGCGTTCAGCCAGAGGCCCCAGGCCAGCAAAATGATCAGAAAACGCATGTTACTCCTTTGTGCACGCCGAAGCGGTCAGTGCGGTGAAATCCTCCCGGTTCCAGGAGCCCGGGACGGTTTTGATGATGCTGCCGTCGGGCTGAAGGATGACGAAGGTAGGGGTCATCGCGACTCTTGCTTCGAAGGGAACGCCCCGCTTCGAGAGGTTGATTTTGACCGGGACAAAGCACCCCTCGACCCAGCGGCTCATAGCCGCATCGTTGAACACGGCCTGCTCCATGTCGTGGCAGTAGTGGCAGTCGTCGCGCACGAGGGCGGCCAGGATGTTCCTGCCGCTCTCGTGCGCTTCGGCCTTGCCCTGTTCCCAGCTGCGCCAGTCGACGGCGTCGGCGAGCAGTGGCAGCAGCAGCCAGAGAAGCTTATTCATCGTCCCACTCCAGCATCCGGTAGGCCACCTCGACGTTTTGCGCATGCATCGCATCATAGAGGGCGACACTGCGGAAAGCGTCGAGGCGGATCGTTTTGGTGGCTTCGGCGATGCCGATCCCATCGTCGATGGCATCGCGCACGCGGTCGCACAGCTGCGTCAGGTAAACATAGGTCATCTGCAGTGCGTCTTTGCCGGTGCTTTTGCCGTGGCCGCCGATGATGTGTTTCAGCGGCATTGCCCGTATCATCTCCAGCGCGGCGATCCATCCGTGGAGGTCGCCGTCGCGCAGGGAGGGGATACGGTCGTTGAAGACCAGGTCCCCGGCAAACAGCGTCTGCCGGGAGGGGAAATAGACCAGAAGGTCTTCTGCGGTATGGGCGCGGCGGGTGAGGCGGATGATCCGGATATCCTCGCCGTCGATGCGCAGGGTTTCGTTGGTGTCGACGTAGCGGGTCGGCAGCGCAATTTCCGTGCCTTCATAGGCTTCGGGGCTGATGCGCTGCTGCATCCGCGTCTTTTCCGTGAGGCTGACCGCCTTTTTGAAGAGGCGGGGACCGATCACCTCGGCACCCCGGGCTGCGAAATAGCCGTTGCCCAGCCAGTGGTCGTCGTGCACATGGGTGTCGATGACCGGGCCGGTCTTCTGTGCCTTGATGCGCTGCATGATCTCGGCGGCCTCTTTGGCATAGGCGTAGGTCGGGCCGCTGTCGATGACGAGCCAGCGGTGGCCGGTATCGACGTAGCAGCTGTTGACCATGTTGCCGTTGTTAACGCTGTTCATCACCTCCGGTTTTCCGAAAAAACAGTAGATGCCCCGGTCGACACTGACCGGTTCGAGATGGTACTCGAACGCCACTGCCGATGTGATGCTAAGCCACACAGTCCAGAGCATTTTCATCTGTCAATCCTTCCTAGAAGAGGTAGTTCAGCTCGAAGCGGTATTCGTTGTAGGAGTCTTTGTCATACCCCGCTTCACGATCTTTGGCATCGACCAGGCCGATGCGGACTTTGGCTTCCAGGCCCGGAACAGCTTTGACCTTTTCGATCAGGTCGATATGGATGATATTGCTGTCCGCCTGTACACCGGCCGCCTGCTTGTCCTCGTCGAAGTCCTGCATTGCGTAACGGACCATCGCGCTCAGACCGGAGACCAGGTTGGCCTTGTCGAAGTTGAAGTTGACCTGCGCGGCAGTCGTCTTGGTATTGGCGTACCAGTTGTACTGCGCCATCGCACGGGTGTAGCCGCCGGTCGGGAAGCCGCGCCACGGCGCGACAATATCCGCTTCGTCGGCGACGGCGGAGTAGGCGACCATCATTTTAAGCGGGCCGGTTTCCGCGACGAGACGCGCCATCCAGAGGCTGGAGTCGAGGCTGTCAGGGGTATCGTAACCCTTGGTGTTGTCAAAGACGGCCGTACCGCCGGTCCAGTCGACGAGGGTCCCTTTGAGGGAGGCACCACCGACCTTACCGCCGCCGTCGTCCATCTGTTTCATGTAGCGGGCACCCGGCGTGATCTTCCAGCCTCCGAGCGGAATGGCATAGTTGATCTCACCGGTCAGGGAGCTGACGACGCCCGGGACGCCGCCGTAGGTCAGGTCGAGCTGCAGGTTCTTGATTGATTTGTTCTGTACGTCGGCGACGATCAGCGAATGGGTGATGTCCTTACCCGCCGCACGGAAGTTGTTGACGCTCAGACCCTTGTGGACCGCGGAGTCGTCATTGCCGTTCCATTGCGTTTTGACGCTCGTGTTGGAGTCATCAAAAGTGAGGACGTCGTGGAAGGTCTCATGGTCGCGCAGCTTCTGCTGGTAGAACCAGGCACCGCGGATCCGTGTCTGCGGGAGCTCTTTGGTCGTGAAGGAGTAACCCTCGAAGGTGTTCGGGATCATCTTCGTGTCGTTGGACTTGGTCAGGAAACTCTCGAAGATCTGACGGCCGGCGACGAAGGAGGTTTTGGAAATGTCATACTGGACATAGGCCTGCGCCAGCGTCGCAAAGCCGTAGTTGCCGAGGCGGTTGACGTTGTAGCGGCTGGTCGTATCCTTGCCCGCCTTGAGGTAGCCGATGTTAGCTTCGGACATACGCTCGCCCGGGAACGGTTCGTCGGTATAGTACAGACCCGCACCGGCGCTCAGGCCGTAGAGGGACGCGGTTTTGTAGATCAGGTTACCGCCGAGCCCCAGGGCACGGTTGTCCTTGTTCTTCGTCTGCGCCGTATCGTCGTTTTTCCAGTCCCAGTTGAAGGAGTTAACGCGCAGACGGCCGTAGACGACGCCCTTGGCAAACATATCGGTGATGGTATCCGCTTTGCCGGGGAGCACGTTGTAGACTTCCATCATGTTCCCCTTCAGGGAGCGCTTGGGCGTGAATGCTTCGCCGTCGGCGGCAGAAGCACTGCTCGTCAATGTACAGGCCAGCGCGGCCGCGGCGGCAGTCGAAATGAATTTCATTGATTTAATATTAGCCATTTACTCATCCTTTTTTCAATGTAAAAGAGAGATAATGTCACTGGTGATGAACGAATGTCCCCGTGACACTATCACTGGCTGGCGGCAGGTAGCAGCTGCCGCCGTCTTGTCCTTAGACACCTACTCCCACGACACCGTGACGGTGCCGACCGTGCAATCTCTCAGCAGCCTCCCCCCTTGGAAGGACAGCCGCAATCGTAATCCAGCAGCTTGACATTGCCCGCATTGCTGACATCCACCACTTTTTTGCGGCGGATATAGTCACGGACGACATCATAGACGGGACGGATTTTCTCTTTTTGGAGATTCTCGCCCGCATTCTGGAGGTTGCCTCCCCATGACGAAACGACATAGGTCCGCTTCGGATCGATCGGTTTGCCCCCCACAAGAAGATTGCTGATACGCTTGCCGCGGGCGTTGCCGACGGCGATGTCGTAGGTCACCCCGCCGAGGCGGCTCATATCGCCGCCCTGCTGATAGAGCGGGTTGGCGTTGAAGACGTTGTCGGCGATATCTTCAAGCAGGTTGGCGATACGTTCGCCCTTCAGCTCGAAGGTGTAGACGTTGGGATAGGTGATCCCGCACATCTCGTAGACGTTGTCCATCAGAATGTCGTCTCCCGGAAGGACCGTTGTCCCCCACCGGTAGCCCGGCGTGAAGGAGATGTCGCATTTCATTTCATCCATGATCGCGTCATTGATAAGCTGATCGAAGGTCGAGAAGAAGGTGTCGCGCTTGTAGAGCAGCCCCTTCGTTTTCCCGAGCACTTCATTGAACTCCTTGTCAAAGGGAGCATAGAGCTCCGCAACGAGCTTCTCACCCACCGGGTCCGCCGGAATGATGTTCGACGCGACCGGGATGAGCTTGTACTCATACCCTTTGACCTTGTGGTCCCGGATATCGATATCGAGGCGCCCGACGTATTTGCCGTGGCTGCCTGCGATGACGATGACCGTGCCGTCGATGACAATAGGCTTCGGGGAGGGGTCGTGCGTATGGCCGCTGAGGATAAAGTCGATCCCGTGGACCTTGCGTGCCACCTCCTGGTCGACGCTGAAACCGTCGTGCGACAGCACGACGACACAGTCGACCTTGTGCTCTTCGCGCAGCTCGTCGACATACTCCTGCAGCGTGTCAAGCCGCAGCCCGAAGCTCCACCCCTCGGTGAACTCTTTCGGGTTCGCCGTCGAGGTGAACGGGAAAGACTGGCCGATAATGCCGATCTTCGCCCCGTTGCGCTCTTCGATGGTATAGGGCTCGAAAATGAGCTCTTCGTACTCTTCGGAGAAGGGGTCGTCCCCGATAATGTTCTGGGAGACGAACTTCGCATCGAGTTTGTCAATGAGCTCCTTGACCCGCTCTTTGCCGTAGGTGAACTCCCAGTGGCCGACCATGACGTCGACGCCGAGGTAGTTCTGGGCCTTGACGATCGCTTCGCCCTCTGTCTTCAGCGCGACGCCGGTGCCCTGCCAGGTGTCGCCGGAGTCGAGCAGCAGGACTTTCTCCTTGCCGCGCTGGCGTTCGACCTCGTCGATCAGGGTCTTCATGTGGGCGATGCCGCCCATCTTCCCGAATTTGCGCGCCAGGGCGGCAAAATCCATGTGGGTGTCGAAGTAGGCGTCGAGGGAGCTGGGCTCCAGCCCGTAGTGCTTGGCAAAAGCTTCGCCGCAGAGGAAACCGGGCGTCCCCACGAGGTTCGGCGCCGAGATCAGGGTCGAAGGCTCGCGCCAGTAGAGGGGCTTGATGTGCGCATGCAGGTCACAGATGTGCAGCAGGGTCACATTGCCCGTCTCTTTGAAGTCATACAGATCCGCAAGCGAGATGTCCGCGGGGTTTTTCCCCCCGACGGTCGTCGCGTAGCCGTTGGAAACCGTCACCAGTCCCAGGGCCGCTGCGATCTGCAGAAAGTCTCTTCTTGAAATATCCATTCATCTGTCCTTTAGCGTTTCAGGCCGGGGATCGCGATCGTTTTGTTCTTGGCTTTCGCGAGAGTGGTGACATAGACCTCAAGGCCCACCATCTCATCCGAACCGATCGGGAGCACCGCCAGCAGGGCGTTTTTCATACACCCCTGGAAGCGGCGCTGGAGGGTGCGCAGGGAGGACTTCGTCATCCGGTACGCGGGCCAGGTCGCACCGGCGCCGGCTTCGCCCAGGTCCGGCAGGGGCTGGGTGCGCAGTACCGAACCGACGATGTCGGCGGAGTGGCAGCTGTTGCACGAAAGCCCGCGGCCGCCGCGCGCTGTCATAAAGACCTCTTCGCCCAGTTTATAGGCCGCCTTCATCTGCGGGTTGGCGTTGACGTCGATCGCCACCGCTTCCTCGTTGGCCAGCGATTTGGCGTAGGCCAGCATCGCAAACATCTCTTTGCTGCTGAGCTTGAACGGCTTGTGACCGTTCTCGGCCATCAGCGCCTGCATCACCTGGTCGATACCGAGGACGGCATCAAACTGTTTGATATAGCGGGGGAAGCCGGCAATGTACGCGGGGAGCTTCGCTTCGGAAACGCCCAGGAACTTTGCCAGGCCGGCGTCGCCGCCGCAGTTCTCATCGACGAGCTCGCCGCCCCATTCGACGTCCATCTCCGCCGGGTTGTTCTCCAGCAGTTCCGCATAGAGCGCGCGGTCGGCGTCGCTCATGGCGAACTGCTCGCCGCCCATGGCCAGCGTCCCGCAAAGCAGGGTGGCCGCAATGATTGATGTAACTTTCATGGCTCAGCCTTTCGGTTTGAGTTTTTTCGACTTCTCTTGGACTTCGCCGGTGTTGGTCTTGTAGACGACTTTCAGTGTCCCTGCAGCGGGCACTTTGAAGTTGATCGTGAAGACCGGGTTCGTCGAAACGGATTCCCAGACCTGCATTGTCGTGAACGGGGTGTCGTTGAAGAAGAACTTCACCTCGGTGATGTAATCGGCGGGCACGATCTTGCCGCTCTTCTTGTCTTTGCGCATCCCGGTTTCCATCGGGTGCATGACCATGAAGTTGACCTTGACGA contains:
- a CDS encoding DsrE family protein, which translates into the protein MRFLIILLAWGLWLNADTEFADPKPALDNPRQVVFSVTEGTDEAINHVLSSANNVLKFYGPEKVQMEIVAYSGGIRTLLKNNPKIAERVRTLMLYDVTFVACGNTMRTKNITEDQLIDDVEVVTAGIVEMIERVKEGWVYIKP
- a CDS encoding DUF302 domain-containing protein, with amino-acid sequence MMKHILFLLFSTVIALHAQGDLRIFSVDNDPKSDLPQVIERSLAANGFTIAANTEMNKPFNIQFQQSDFDVFYLLTAYHTDLSRTLVVKYPDAGIFVPMGFGIYQHKGEKQLHVSVLTAEAMAKIIGLRSVDPILKKIEAAALKALESAMPKASVAIENENPLPASGPLVSTYSLEVEEDEYDDVKEELAMGIQGGLSPKGFVLSNTLDFEMVVGEDESIDNPFDFYDTYSICKLKVIYNVAKTRPQASAFAPCTMMMYKKKGDDKIVIGFPGVYNWMSSARVQDDEAKAELMKAQNDFETLLGDLTE
- the soxZ gene encoding thiosulfate oxidation carrier complex protein SoxZ, with the translated sequence MAERKSLIKIKPKKFKSGDVVKVNFMVMHPMETGMRKDKKSGKIVPADYITEVKFFFNDTPFTTMQVWESVSTNPVFTINFKVPAAGTLKVVYKTNTGEVQEKSKKLKPKG
- the soxA gene encoding sulfur oxidation c-type cytochrome SoxA — its product is MKVTSIIAATLLCGTLAMGGEQFAMSDADRALYAELLENNPAEMDVEWGGELVDENCGGDAGLAKFLGVSEAKLPAYIAGFPRYIKQFDAVLGIDQVMQALMAENGHKPFKLSSKEMFAMLAYAKSLANEEAVAIDVNANPQMKAAYKLGEEVFMTARGGRGLSCNSCHSADIVGSVLRTQPLPDLGEAGAGATWPAYRMTKSSLRTLQRRFQGCMKNALLAVLPIGSDEMVGLEVYVTTLAKAKNKTIAIPGLKR
- a CDS encoding carbonic anhydrase codes for the protein MQTYAEGNELFQQVYFKEHEAELLRLAKEGQSPKALFIGCSDSRVIPDLMIQSKPGDLFVMRNVGNFVPVYKPDEDFHATATAIEYAVSVLKVSEIIICGHTHCGACQALYEEISDPGLIHTRKWLSLGMKAKENAVATLGMDGDRETLLRLTEQLSILSQIENLLTYPYVNKLVKEEKLFIHGWYYDIETGHIRYYDPEKKSFVPLSDLGKQHQIDDYEQL
- a CDS encoding MBL fold metallo-hydrolase; this translates as MKMLWTVWLSITSAVAFEYHLEPVSVDRGIYCFFGKPEVMNSVNNGNMVNSCYVDTGHRWLVIDSGPTYAYAKEAAEIMQRIKAQKTGPVIDTHVHDDHWLGNGYFAARGAEVIGPRLFKKAVSLTEKTRMQQRISPEAYEGTEIALPTRYVDTNETLRIDGEDIRIIRLTRRAHTAEDLLVYFPSRQTLFAGDLVFNDRIPSLRDGDLHGWIAALEMIRAMPLKHIIGGHGKSTGKDALQMTYVYLTQLCDRVRDAIDDGIGIAEATKTIRLDAFRSVALYDAMHAQNVEVAYRMLEWDDE
- a CDS encoding OprD family outer membrane porin; amino-acid sequence: MKFISTAAAAALACTLTSSASAADGEAFTPKRSLKGNMMEVYNVLPGKADTITDMFAKGVVYGRLRVNSFNWDWKNDDTAQTKNKDNRALGLGGNLIYKTASLYGLSAGAGLYYTDEPFPGERMSEANIGYLKAGKDTTSRYNVNRLGNYGFATLAQAYVQYDISKTSFVAGRQIFESFLTKSNDTKMIPNTFEGYSFTTKELPQTRIRGAWFYQQKLRDHETFHDVLTFDDSNTSVKTQWNGNDDSAVHKGLSVNNFRAAGKDITHSLIVADVQNKSIKNLQLDLTYGGVPGVVSSLTGEINYAIPLGGWKITPGARYMKQMDDGGGKVGGASLKGTLVDWTGGTAVFDNTKGYDTPDSLDSSLWMARLVAETGPLKMMVAYSAVADEADIVAPWRGFPTGGYTRAMAQYNWYANTKTTAAQVNFNFDKANLVSGLSAMVRYAMQDFDEDKQAAGVQADSNIIHIDLIEKVKAVPGLEAKVRIGLVDAKDREAGYDKDSYNEYRFELNYLF
- a CDS encoding DsrE family protein, which translates into the protein MKKLFLILLTVLSLFGAENPKVVIDLTTGDMHTFEQKILKGIVAHKTYFENQLKELDVAVVIHGNAYKFFLKEPAHFDFAKDPELLKAAPELAKRIAALAETYDVAFLMCRAGMTKKKIDAKDIYPGIATVLNAGVGLIEKQNEGYAYLPVAD
- a CDS encoding DUF255 domain-containing protein, coding for MNKLLWLLLPLLADAVDWRSWEQGKAEAHESGRNILAALVRDDCHYCHDMEQAVFNDAAMSRWVEGCFVPVKINLSKRGVPFEARVAMTPTFVILQPDGSIIKTVPGSWNREDFTALTASACTKE
- the soxB gene encoding thiosulfohydrolase SoxB gives rise to the protein MDISRRDFLQIAAALGLVTVSNGYATTVGGKNPADISLADLYDFKETGNVTLLHICDLHAHIKPLYWREPSTLISAPNLVGTPGFLCGEAFAKHYGLEPSSLDAYFDTHMDFAALARKFGKMGGIAHMKTLIDEVERQRGKEKVLLLDSGDTWQGTGVALKTEGEAIVKAQNYLGVDVMVGHWEFTYGKERVKELIDKLDAKFVSQNIIGDDPFSEEYEELIFEPYTIEERNGAKIGIIGQSFPFTSTANPKEFTEGWSFGLRLDTLQEYVDELREEHKVDCVVVLSHDGFSVDQEVARKVHGIDFILSGHTHDPSPKPIVIDGTVIVIAGSHGKYVGRLDIDIRDHKVKGYEYKLIPVASNIIPADPVGEKLVAELYAPFDKEFNEVLGKTKGLLYKRDTFFSTFDQLINDAIMDEMKCDISFTPGYRWGTTVLPGDDILMDNVYEMCGITYPNVYTFELKGERIANLLEDIADNVFNANPLYQQGGDMSRLGGVTYDIAVGNARGKRISNLLVGGKPIDPKRTYVVSSWGGNLQNAGENLQKEKIRPVYDVVRDYIRRKKVVDVSNAGNVKLLDYDCGCPSKGGGC